The following coding sequences are from one Cenarchaeum symbiosum A window:
- a CDS encoding superfamily II helicase (COG1204), with protein sequence MRISELDIPRPAIEFLEGEGYKKLYPPQAAAAKAGLTDGKSVLVSAPTASGKTLIAAIAMISHLSRNRGKAVYLSPLRALAAEKFAEFGKIGGIPLGRPVRVGVSTGDFEKAGRSLGNNDILVLTNERMDSLIRRRPDWMDEVGLVIADEIHLIGDRSRGPTLEMVLTKLRGLRSSPQVVALSATISNADEIAGWLDCTLVHSTWRPVPLSEGVYQDGEVAMGDGSRHEVAATGGGPAVDLAAESVAEGGQSLIFADTRARSASLAAKASAVIPEAKGADAAKLAAAAKKIISSGGETKLAKTLAELVEKGAAFHHAGLNQDCRSVVEEEFRSGRIRLLASTPTLAAGVNLPARRVVISSVMRYNSSSGMSEPISILEYKQLCGRAGRPQYDKSGEAIVVGGVNADEIFDRYIGGEPEPIRSAMVDDRALRIHVLSLVTTSPGIKEDDVTEFFLGTLGGQQSGESTVKFSVAVALRFLQEEGMLGRRGGRLAATKMGRLVSRLYMDPMTAVTLRDAVGEASPGRMHTLGFLHLVSECSEFMPRFALRQKDHEVAEMMLEAGRGELLRPVYSYECGRGLLALHRWIGESPEAKLAEDLKFESGDVHRMVESSGWLLRCIWEISKHQERPDLLGELDVLRSRVAYGIKAELVPLVSIKGIGRVRSRRLFRGGIKGPGDLAAVPVERLSRVEGIGATLANNIKSQLRKGG encoded by the coding sequence ATGAGGATCTCTGAGCTCGACATACCGCGCCCCGCCATAGAGTTCCTGGAGGGCGAGGGATACAAAAAGCTGTACCCCCCGCAGGCAGCCGCCGCCAAGGCGGGGCTCACGGACGGCAAGAGCGTGCTGGTCTCGGCACCTACCGCCAGCGGCAAGACGCTGATAGCGGCCATTGCCATGATCAGCCACCTCTCCCGGAACCGCGGCAAGGCCGTCTATCTGAGCCCGCTCAGGGCCCTTGCAGCTGAAAAGTTTGCCGAGTTTGGCAAGATCGGGGGGATCCCGCTGGGCAGGCCGGTCCGGGTCGGGGTCTCGACGGGCGACTTTGAGAAGGCGGGCCGGAGCCTTGGGAACAACGACATACTTGTCCTCACCAACGAGCGCATGGACTCCCTGATACGCCGCAGGCCGGATTGGATGGACGAGGTGGGCCTGGTCATAGCCGACGAGATCCACCTGATAGGCGACCGCAGCAGGGGCCCCACCCTCGAGATGGTGCTTACAAAGCTGAGGGGGCTCCGGAGCAGCCCCCAGGTGGTGGCATTGAGCGCGACCATCTCAAACGCCGACGAGATAGCTGGGTGGCTCGACTGCACGCTTGTGCACAGCACGTGGAGGCCGGTCCCGCTGTCGGAAGGCGTCTACCAGGACGGCGAGGTTGCCATGGGCGACGGGAGCCGGCACGAGGTGGCGGCGACTGGCGGCGGCCCGGCAGTGGATCTTGCAGCCGAATCGGTGGCGGAGGGCGGCCAGTCGCTCATATTCGCGGACACAAGGGCCCGCTCTGCGTCGCTTGCAGCAAAGGCCTCTGCCGTAATACCAGAAGCAAAGGGGGCAGATGCTGCCAAGCTTGCAGCAGCAGCCAAAAAGATCATCTCGTCTGGCGGCGAGACAAAGCTGGCAAAGACTCTGGCCGAGCTTGTAGAAAAGGGCGCGGCGTTCCACCACGCGGGGCTCAACCAGGACTGCAGGTCGGTGGTCGAAGAGGAGTTTCGTTCAGGCAGGATAAGGCTGCTCGCGTCGACTCCGACGCTTGCAGCCGGCGTCAACCTGCCGGCCAGGCGGGTCGTAATATCGAGCGTAATGAGGTACAATTCATCAAGCGGGATGAGCGAGCCCATCAGCATTTTAGAGTACAAGCAGCTCTGCGGCAGGGCGGGGCGCCCCCAGTACGACAAGTCGGGCGAGGCAATAGTGGTGGGAGGTGTCAACGCCGACGAGATATTCGACCGGTATATCGGCGGCGAGCCGGAGCCCATACGGTCAGCAATGGTCGACGACAGGGCGCTAAGAATCCATGTGCTGAGTCTTGTGACGACATCCCCGGGAATAAAGGAGGATGATGTCACGGAATTTTTCCTCGGCACGCTGGGGGGCCAGCAGTCAGGCGAGTCCACCGTAAAATTCTCGGTGGCCGTCGCGCTGCGGTTCCTGCAAGAAGAGGGAATGCTCGGGCGCCGCGGCGGCCGGCTTGCTGCAACAAAGATGGGCAGGCTCGTCTCTAGATTGTACATGGACCCCATGACCGCCGTCACGCTCCGGGATGCAGTGGGGGAAGCCTCGCCTGGCAGGATGCACACCCTGGGGTTTCTCCACCTTGTCAGCGAATGCAGCGAGTTTATGCCGCGCTTTGCACTGCGCCAAAAGGACCATGAAGTGGCCGAGATGATGCTCGAGGCGGGAAGGGGGGAGCTCCTGCGGCCCGTCTATTCCTACGAGTGCGGCCGGGGCCTGCTGGCCTTGCACCGCTGGATAGGCGAATCGCCCGAGGCGAAGCTGGCCGAAGATCTAAAGTTCGAATCAGGCGATGTGCACAGGATGGTCGAGTCGTCCGGCTGGCTGCTCCGCTGCATATGGGAGATCTCCAAGCACCAGGAGAGGCCCGACCTATTGGGCGAGCTGGATGTTCTGCGCAGCCGCGTGGCATACGGGATAAAGGCGGAGCTCGTCCCGCTTGTATCCATAAAGGGGATAGGGCGGGTCCGCTCCAGGAGGCTCTTCCGGGGCGGGATCAAGGGCCCCGGGGACCTGGCTGCAGTACCCGTCGAGAGGCTCTCCCGCGTGGAGGGAATAGGCGCGACCCTGGCAAACAACATAAAGTCGCAGCTGCGGAAGGGCGGATAG
- a CDS encoding Cdc46/Mcm DNA replication licensing factor ATPase (COG1241), whose protein sequence is MTAPPEYSESGLSDLVRSFIAQHKDRQGAYPYVEQIDQMMPLGTQYITVDYNDLVSSPEIDSRFNENPDEVLAAFSRAIAEVLQERFPWYAASVREDIRARVTNYPVQRSLREINADIINKMTSVSGMVVRASEVKPLAKELVYSCPEGHRTTVVLLKGMGVKPPTRCSDPKCSHRELEPKPESSKFIDFQILRMQELPEDLPPGQLPHYIEVAIKQDLVDSARPGDRIILSGVVRIEQEHVTGLGMNSGLYRLRIDGNNVEFLGGRGAKASRRSEREEISPEEEKQIRLLSRGEDIYKDLINSFAPHIKGQELIKEAILLLIVGSTQRHLGTGSKIRGDINIFLVGDPGTAKSEMLKFCALIAPRGLYTSGRGSTAAGLTAAVVRDKSGIMMLEAGAVVLGDQGLVCIDEFDKMKPEDRSALHEVMEQQSASIAKGGIVATLNARTSILAAANPMYGKYDTYKNITDNVNLPVPLLTRFDLIFVVKDTPSEERDRNIAQHIINLHTPGGTDARSLIDPDTLTKYLSFAKRHDPLLSPGAEKKIIDYYLEMRHVDSPDMITVTPRQLEGLIRLSTARARLLMKSRVEEEDAERAIQLMKIMLNDAGVDVTTGKVDVGVLHGKPRSEVSKMQLFMDVLSELEKPGAGEATKRPVQEKDLVAELVRSGKFNDKEAQRYIERMSRESAIYESSPGCYNRT, encoded by the coding sequence ATGACCGCCCCCCCAGAGTACTCGGAATCCGGCCTCTCCGATTTGGTAAGGTCGTTTATTGCCCAGCACAAGGACCGGCAGGGCGCCTACCCCTATGTGGAGCAGATAGACCAGATGATGCCGCTCGGCACCCAGTACATCACGGTCGATTATAACGACCTTGTCTCCTCCCCGGAGATCGACTCGCGGTTCAACGAGAACCCCGACGAGGTGCTCGCCGCATTCTCCCGGGCCATAGCGGAGGTGCTCCAAGAGAGGTTCCCGTGGTATGCCGCGTCCGTCCGCGAGGACATACGGGCGAGGGTGACCAACTATCCGGTCCAGAGGAGCCTGCGGGAGATCAACGCCGACATAATCAACAAGATGACCAGCGTATCCGGAATGGTGGTGCGCGCATCCGAGGTCAAGCCGCTCGCCAAGGAGCTCGTCTATTCGTGCCCCGAGGGGCACCGCACTACAGTGGTCCTACTCAAGGGCATGGGGGTCAAGCCGCCCACCCGGTGCTCCGACCCCAAGTGCAGCCACCGCGAGCTTGAGCCCAAGCCGGAATCGAGCAAGTTCATAGACTTTCAGATACTCCGGATGCAGGAGCTGCCAGAAGACCTCCCACCGGGGCAGCTTCCGCACTATATCGAGGTGGCAATCAAGCAGGATTTAGTGGACAGCGCGCGGCCGGGCGACCGCATAATACTCTCCGGGGTTGTCAGGATCGAGCAGGAGCACGTGACGGGCCTCGGCATGAACAGCGGGCTGTACAGGCTCCGCATAGACGGCAACAACGTGGAGTTTCTCGGCGGGCGCGGCGCCAAGGCCTCCCGCAGGTCCGAGAGGGAAGAGATCTCCCCCGAGGAGGAAAAACAGATAAGATTGCTCTCCCGCGGAGAGGACATCTACAAGGATCTCATCAACTCGTTTGCCCCTCATATCAAGGGCCAGGAGCTCATAAAGGAGGCGATACTCCTGCTGATAGTCGGCTCCACGCAGAGGCATCTGGGCACCGGCAGCAAGATACGCGGGGACATCAACATATTCCTGGTGGGCGACCCCGGCACGGCAAAAAGCGAGATGCTCAAGTTCTGCGCGCTGATCGCGCCGCGCGGCCTGTACACCTCCGGGAGGGGCTCGACTGCCGCCGGCCTGACTGCCGCTGTCGTGCGCGACAAGTCCGGAATAATGATGCTCGAGGCGGGCGCGGTGGTGCTCGGCGACCAGGGGCTCGTCTGCATAGACGAGTTCGACAAGATGAAGCCAGAAGACAGGAGCGCCCTCCACGAGGTCATGGAGCAGCAGTCCGCAAGCATTGCCAAGGGCGGGATAGTAGCCACCCTCAACGCCCGGACGTCCATACTGGCAGCGGCAAACCCGATGTACGGCAAGTACGACACCTACAAGAACATCACCGACAACGTCAACCTGCCAGTGCCCCTGCTGACCCGCTTTGACCTCATCTTTGTCGTAAAGGACACGCCGTCAGAGGAGCGCGACAGGAACATAGCCCAGCATATAATCAACCTGCACACGCCAGGCGGCACCGACGCCCGTTCGCTTATAGACCCAGACACGCTCACAAAGTATCTCTCGTTTGCAAAGAGGCACGACCCATTGTTGAGCCCCGGGGCGGAGAAAAAGATAATCGACTATTACCTGGAGATGAGGCACGTCGATTCGCCCGACATGATCACAGTCACACCGAGGCAGCTCGAAGGGCTGATCAGGTTGTCCACGGCAAGGGCGCGGCTGCTCATGAAGAGCCGCGTCGAGGAAGAAGACGCGGAAAGGGCCATACAGCTGATGAAGATAATGCTCAACGACGCGGGTGTGGACGTGACCACAGGCAAGGTCGACGTCGGCGTCCTGCACGGCAAGCCCCGCAGCGAGGTCTCCAAGATGCAGCTGTTCATGGACGTGCTAAGCGAGCTCGAAAAGCCCGGCGCCGGCGAGGCGACGAAAAGGCCCGTGCAGGAAAAGGATCTTGTGGCGGAGCTCGTCCGGTCCGGCAAGTTCAACGACAAGGAGGCCCAGCGGTATATAGAGCGGATGAGCAGGGAATCGGCCATATACGAGTCGTCGCCTGGCTGCTACAATAGGACATGA